A genome region from Carya illinoinensis cultivar Pawnee chromosome 2, C.illinoinensisPawnee_v1, whole genome shotgun sequence includes the following:
- the LOC122298499 gene encoding LIM domain-containing protein PLIM2b-like has product MAFTGTLDKCNACEKTVYVVDLISLEGITYHKSCFKCSHCKGFLSMSSYSSMDGVLYCKPHFEQLYKESGNFSKNFQTSKSSERQGEQLTRAPSKLSSMFCGTQDKCATCSKTVYPLEKVTLEGESYHKTCFRCAHGGCPLTHSSYAALDGVLYCKHHFSRLFMEKGNYHHVLQATTHKKNDQLISTLSHEAAIAEPKPEEEPEGNNTTQEQS; this is encoded by the exons atggcattcaCAGGAACTCTGGATAAATGCAATGCTTGTGAAAAGACTGTCTATGTGGTTGATCTGATTTCTCTTGAAGGAATAACATACCATAAATCCTGCTTCAAATGCAGCCACTGCAAAGGATTTCTTTCG ATGAGCAGCTACTCATCCATGGATGGCGTCCTGTACTGCAAGCCTCATTTTGAGCAACTTTACAAGGAATCAGGCAATTTCAGCAAGAATTTTCAAACAT CAAAATCTTCTGAGAGGCAAGGCGAGCAGCTG ACTAGGGCTCCAAGCAAGCTCTCTTCCATGTTCTGTGGAACACAAGACAAATGTGCAACTTGCTCCAAAACGGTCTATCCTCTAGAAAAG GTGACACTGGAAGGAGAATCCTACCACAAGACATGCTTTAGGTGTGCTCATGGAGGGTGTCCTTTGACACATTCTTCATATGCTGCTCTTGATGGAGTCCTCTATTGCAAGCACCATTTCTCTCGTCTCTTCATGGAGAAAGGAAATTATCACCATGTTTTGCAGGCAACTACACATAAGAAGAATGATCAGCTGATTTCGACGCTATCACATGAAGCAGCGATTGCAGAGCCAAAGCCAGAAGAAGAACCCGAGGGCAATAATACTACACAAGAGCAATCCTAG
- the LOC122298508 gene encoding uncharacterized protein LOC122298508 isoform X1, translating to MENQDRDEMHSCVIKLRVNPQKRREKVYIGCGAGFGGDRSLAALKLLQRVKELNYLVLECLAERTLAERYQVMVSGGDGYDSRISDWMSLLLPLAMERRICIITNMGAMDPCGAQEKVLEIAGSLGLRVSVAVAHEVIDTKSGILDHVKGPEKSYLSEGGVSTYLGAAPIVECLEKYQADVIITSRVADAALFLAPMVYELGWNWDDLKQLAQGSLAGHLLECGCQLTGGYFMHPGDKYRDISFPQLLDLSLPYAEISYDGNVCVAKAEGSGGVLNAYTCAEQLLYEVGNPSAYVTPDVIIDLQDVTFHPLCSSKVLCTGAKPSAALVPDKLLQLVPKDCGWKGWGEISYGGYECIKRAKAAEFLVRSWMEEVFPGVNHHILSYIIGLDSVKATNIDDSASWWKASEDIRLRMDGLFELREHAIQFAREFTALYTNGPAGGGGISTGHKKEIVLEKQLVDREHILWRSGVKQTLVIKSHDQGICSKDLTKTNVLHEYLLPPMDHADTDNFCSDVSSPKIILSPAPSGQKIPLYDVAHSRAGDKGNDLNFSIIPHFAPDIERLKLIITPQWVKEVVSTLLSTSPFPNTDAKDTDKWTDAHVNVEIYDVKGIQSLNVVVRNILDGGVNCSRRIDRHGKTISDLILCQRVVLPP from the exons ATGGAAAACCAAGATAGAGATGAGATGCATAGTTGTGTGATCAAGCTG AGAGTAAATCCTCAAAAGCGAAGGGAGAAGGTTTACATCGGCTGTGGAGCTGGGTTTGGAGGGGACAGGTCATTGGCAGCTCTCAAGTTGCTTCAGAGAGTCAAAGAGCTAAATTATCTTGTACTAGAATGCCTAGCTGAAAGGACACTTGCTGAACGATATCAAGTTATGGTTTCTGGTGGTGATGGTTATGATTCACGAA TTTCTGATTGGATGTCTTTGCTGCTACCTTTGGCCATGGAGAGACGAATATGCATAATTACAAATATGGGTGCAA TGGATCCTTGTGGTGCCCAGGAAAAAGTTTTAGAAATAGCTGGCAGCCTTGGGCTTCGTGTCTCTGTCGCCGTGGCTCATGAAGTTATTGACACAAAATCTGGTATTCTTGATCACGTAAAAG GTCCAGAGAAATCGTATTTAAGTGAAGGT GGTGTTAGCACGTATCTGGGAGCAGCTCCAATTGTTGAATGTCTGGAAAAGTACCAGGCAGATGTGATAATTACATCAAGGGTTGCAGATGCTGCCTTATTCTTAGCGCCAATG GTTTATGAACTAGGTTGGAATTGGGATGACTTAAAGCAGCTAGCACAGGGGTCTCTAGCTGGCCACCTTCTAGAGTGTGGTTGTCAACTCACAGGAGGATATTTTATGCACCCAG GAGACAAGTATAGAGATATATCTTTCCCCCAGCTCCTAGACTTGTCACTTCCTTATGCTGAAATCAGTTATGATGGAAACGTATGTGTAGCAAAGGCAGAAGGCAGCGGTGGGGTATTAAATGCCTATACTTGTGCCGAACAACTTCTTTATGAGGTTGGCAATCCAAGTGCATATGTCACACCTGATGTA ATAATTGATCTTCAGGATGTTACGTTCCACCCATTATGTAGCTCTAAGGTTCTCTGCACTGGAGCAAAACCATCTGCTGCATTAGTGCCTGATAAACTCCTGCAGTTGGTTCCAAAG GACTGTGGATGGAAAGGATGGGGCGAGATATCCTATGGAGGATATGAGTGTATTAAACGTGCTAAAGCTGCTGAATTTCTG GTGAGATCATGGATGGAAGAAGTATTTCCTGGTGTTAACCATCATATTCTTTCTTATATAATTGGACTTGATAGCGTGAAGGCAACCAACATTGATGACAGTGCTTCATGGTGGAAAGCTAGTGAAGATATTAGGTTACGTATGGATGGCTTGTTTGAGTTGAGGGAACATGCAATCCAATTTGCTAGAGAGTTCACTGCTTTATATACAAATGGACCAGCTGGTGGTGGCGGCATCAG TACTGGACACAAGAAAGAGATTGTTCTTGAGAAGCAattg GTTGATCGTGAACACATTCTATGGCGAAGTGGAGTAAAACAGACCCTAGTAATAAAATCTCATGACCAAGGAATTTGCTCCAAAGATCTTACGAAAACCAATGTTTTGCATGAATATTTGTTGCCACCAATGGATCATGCAGACACCGACAACTTTTGCTCGGATGTATCATCTCCCAAAATCATCCTCTCCCCTGCTCCATCTGGCCAGAAGATTCCACTCTATGACGTAGCACATAGCAGGGCTGGTGATAAAGGAAATGACCTGAATTTTTCTATCATCCCACATTTCGCTCCAGATATTGAGAGGTTGAAGTTGATCATAACACCCCAATGGGTAAAGGAAGTAGTCTCAACCCTTCTAAGTACCTCTCCATTTCCCAATACGGATGCCAAAGATACCGACAAATGGACTGATGCACATGTCAACGTGGAAATATATGATGTCAAGGGAATTCAATCCTTGAACGTTGTGGTCCGAAACATTTTAGATGGCGGTGTCAACTGCTCTCGGAGAATTGACCGACATGGAAAGACCATCTCAGATCTCATACTGTGCCAGCGGGTTGTGTTGCCTCCCTAG
- the LOC122298508 gene encoding uncharacterized protein LOC122298508 isoform X3: MSLLLPLAMERRICIITNMGAMDPCGAQEKVLEIAGSLGLRVSVAVAHEVIDTKSGILDHVKGPEKSYLSEGGVSTYLGAAPIVECLEKYQADVIITSRVADAALFLAPMVYELGWNWDDLKQLAQGSLAGHLLECGCQLTGGYFMHPGDKYRDISFPQLLDLSLPYAEISYDGNVCVAKAEGSGGVLNAYTCAEQLLYEVGNPSAYVTPDVIIDLQDVTFHPLCSSKVLCTGAKPSAALVPDKLLQLVPKDCGWKGWGEISYGGYECIKRAKAAEFLVRSWMEEVFPGVNHHILSYIIGLDSVKATNIDDSASWWKASEDIRLRMDGLFELREHAIQFAREFTALYTNGPAGGGGISTGHKKEIVLEKQLVDREHILWRSGVKQTLVIKSHDQGICSKDLTKTNVLHEYLLPPMDHADTDNFCSDVSSPKIILSPAPSGQKIPLYDVAHSRAGDKGNDLNFSIIPHFAPDIERLKLIITPQWVKEVVSTLLSTSPFPNTDAKDTDKWTDAHVNVEIYDVKGIQSLNVVVRNILDGGVNCSRRIDRHGKTISDLILCQRVVLPP; encoded by the exons ATGTCTTTGCTGCTACCTTTGGCCATGGAGAGACGAATATGCATAATTACAAATATGGGTGCAA TGGATCCTTGTGGTGCCCAGGAAAAAGTTTTAGAAATAGCTGGCAGCCTTGGGCTTCGTGTCTCTGTCGCCGTGGCTCATGAAGTTATTGACACAAAATCTGGTATTCTTGATCACGTAAAAG GTCCAGAGAAATCGTATTTAAGTGAAGGT GGTGTTAGCACGTATCTGGGAGCAGCTCCAATTGTTGAATGTCTGGAAAAGTACCAGGCAGATGTGATAATTACATCAAGGGTTGCAGATGCTGCCTTATTCTTAGCGCCAATG GTTTATGAACTAGGTTGGAATTGGGATGACTTAAAGCAGCTAGCACAGGGGTCTCTAGCTGGCCACCTTCTAGAGTGTGGTTGTCAACTCACAGGAGGATATTTTATGCACCCAG GAGACAAGTATAGAGATATATCTTTCCCCCAGCTCCTAGACTTGTCACTTCCTTATGCTGAAATCAGTTATGATGGAAACGTATGTGTAGCAAAGGCAGAAGGCAGCGGTGGGGTATTAAATGCCTATACTTGTGCCGAACAACTTCTTTATGAGGTTGGCAATCCAAGTGCATATGTCACACCTGATGTA ATAATTGATCTTCAGGATGTTACGTTCCACCCATTATGTAGCTCTAAGGTTCTCTGCACTGGAGCAAAACCATCTGCTGCATTAGTGCCTGATAAACTCCTGCAGTTGGTTCCAAAG GACTGTGGATGGAAAGGATGGGGCGAGATATCCTATGGAGGATATGAGTGTATTAAACGTGCTAAAGCTGCTGAATTTCTG GTGAGATCATGGATGGAAGAAGTATTTCCTGGTGTTAACCATCATATTCTTTCTTATATAATTGGACTTGATAGCGTGAAGGCAACCAACATTGATGACAGTGCTTCATGGTGGAAAGCTAGTGAAGATATTAGGTTACGTATGGATGGCTTGTTTGAGTTGAGGGAACATGCAATCCAATTTGCTAGAGAGTTCACTGCTTTATATACAAATGGACCAGCTGGTGGTGGCGGCATCAG TACTGGACACAAGAAAGAGATTGTTCTTGAGAAGCAattg GTTGATCGTGAACACATTCTATGGCGAAGTGGAGTAAAACAGACCCTAGTAATAAAATCTCATGACCAAGGAATTTGCTCCAAAGATCTTACGAAAACCAATGTTTTGCATGAATATTTGTTGCCACCAATGGATCATGCAGACACCGACAACTTTTGCTCGGATGTATCATCTCCCAAAATCATCCTCTCCCCTGCTCCATCTGGCCAGAAGATTCCACTCTATGACGTAGCACATAGCAGGGCTGGTGATAAAGGAAATGACCTGAATTTTTCTATCATCCCACATTTCGCTCCAGATATTGAGAGGTTGAAGTTGATCATAACACCCCAATGGGTAAAGGAAGTAGTCTCAACCCTTCTAAGTACCTCTCCATTTCCCAATACGGATGCCAAAGATACCGACAAATGGACTGATGCACATGTCAACGTGGAAATATATGATGTCAAGGGAATTCAATCCTTGAACGTTGTGGTCCGAAACATTTTAGATGGCGGTGTCAACTGCTCTCGGAGAATTGACCGACATGGAAAGACCATCTCAGATCTCATACTGTGCCAGCGGGTTGTGTTGCCTCCCTAG
- the LOC122298508 gene encoding uncharacterized protein LOC122298508 isoform X2 — translation MENQDRDEMHSCVIKLRVNPQKRREKVYIGCGAGFGGDRSLAALKLLQRVKELNYLVLECLAERTLAERYQVMVSGGDGYDSRISDWMSLLLPLAMERRICIITNMGAMDPCGAQEKVLEIAGSLGLRVSVAVAHEVIDTKSGPEKSYLSEGGVSTYLGAAPIVECLEKYQADVIITSRVADAALFLAPMVYELGWNWDDLKQLAQGSLAGHLLECGCQLTGGYFMHPGDKYRDISFPQLLDLSLPYAEISYDGNVCVAKAEGSGGVLNAYTCAEQLLYEVGNPSAYVTPDVIIDLQDVTFHPLCSSKVLCTGAKPSAALVPDKLLQLVPKDCGWKGWGEISYGGYECIKRAKAAEFLVRSWMEEVFPGVNHHILSYIIGLDSVKATNIDDSASWWKASEDIRLRMDGLFELREHAIQFAREFTALYTNGPAGGGGISTGHKKEIVLEKQLVDREHILWRSGVKQTLVIKSHDQGICSKDLTKTNVLHEYLLPPMDHADTDNFCSDVSSPKIILSPAPSGQKIPLYDVAHSRAGDKGNDLNFSIIPHFAPDIERLKLIITPQWVKEVVSTLLSTSPFPNTDAKDTDKWTDAHVNVEIYDVKGIQSLNVVVRNILDGGVNCSRRIDRHGKTISDLILCQRVVLPP, via the exons ATGGAAAACCAAGATAGAGATGAGATGCATAGTTGTGTGATCAAGCTG AGAGTAAATCCTCAAAAGCGAAGGGAGAAGGTTTACATCGGCTGTGGAGCTGGGTTTGGAGGGGACAGGTCATTGGCAGCTCTCAAGTTGCTTCAGAGAGTCAAAGAGCTAAATTATCTTGTACTAGAATGCCTAGCTGAAAGGACACTTGCTGAACGATATCAAGTTATGGTTTCTGGTGGTGATGGTTATGATTCACGAA TTTCTGATTGGATGTCTTTGCTGCTACCTTTGGCCATGGAGAGACGAATATGCATAATTACAAATATGGGTGCAA TGGATCCTTGTGGTGCCCAGGAAAAAGTTTTAGAAATAGCTGGCAGCCTTGGGCTTCGTGTCTCTGTCGCCGTGGCTCATGAAGTTATTGACACAAAATCTG GTCCAGAGAAATCGTATTTAAGTGAAGGT GGTGTTAGCACGTATCTGGGAGCAGCTCCAATTGTTGAATGTCTGGAAAAGTACCAGGCAGATGTGATAATTACATCAAGGGTTGCAGATGCTGCCTTATTCTTAGCGCCAATG GTTTATGAACTAGGTTGGAATTGGGATGACTTAAAGCAGCTAGCACAGGGGTCTCTAGCTGGCCACCTTCTAGAGTGTGGTTGTCAACTCACAGGAGGATATTTTATGCACCCAG GAGACAAGTATAGAGATATATCTTTCCCCCAGCTCCTAGACTTGTCACTTCCTTATGCTGAAATCAGTTATGATGGAAACGTATGTGTAGCAAAGGCAGAAGGCAGCGGTGGGGTATTAAATGCCTATACTTGTGCCGAACAACTTCTTTATGAGGTTGGCAATCCAAGTGCATATGTCACACCTGATGTA ATAATTGATCTTCAGGATGTTACGTTCCACCCATTATGTAGCTCTAAGGTTCTCTGCACTGGAGCAAAACCATCTGCTGCATTAGTGCCTGATAAACTCCTGCAGTTGGTTCCAAAG GACTGTGGATGGAAAGGATGGGGCGAGATATCCTATGGAGGATATGAGTGTATTAAACGTGCTAAAGCTGCTGAATTTCTG GTGAGATCATGGATGGAAGAAGTATTTCCTGGTGTTAACCATCATATTCTTTCTTATATAATTGGACTTGATAGCGTGAAGGCAACCAACATTGATGACAGTGCTTCATGGTGGAAAGCTAGTGAAGATATTAGGTTACGTATGGATGGCTTGTTTGAGTTGAGGGAACATGCAATCCAATTTGCTAGAGAGTTCACTGCTTTATATACAAATGGACCAGCTGGTGGTGGCGGCATCAG TACTGGACACAAGAAAGAGATTGTTCTTGAGAAGCAattg GTTGATCGTGAACACATTCTATGGCGAAGTGGAGTAAAACAGACCCTAGTAATAAAATCTCATGACCAAGGAATTTGCTCCAAAGATCTTACGAAAACCAATGTTTTGCATGAATATTTGTTGCCACCAATGGATCATGCAGACACCGACAACTTTTGCTCGGATGTATCATCTCCCAAAATCATCCTCTCCCCTGCTCCATCTGGCCAGAAGATTCCACTCTATGACGTAGCACATAGCAGGGCTGGTGATAAAGGAAATGACCTGAATTTTTCTATCATCCCACATTTCGCTCCAGATATTGAGAGGTTGAAGTTGATCATAACACCCCAATGGGTAAAGGAAGTAGTCTCAACCCTTCTAAGTACCTCTCCATTTCCCAATACGGATGCCAAAGATACCGACAAATGGACTGATGCACATGTCAACGTGGAAATATATGATGTCAAGGGAATTCAATCCTTGAACGTTGTGGTCCGAAACATTTTAGATGGCGGTGTCAACTGCTCTCGGAGAATTGACCGACATGGAAAGACCATCTCAGATCTCATACTGTGCCAGCGGGTTGTGTTGCCTCCCTAG